The genomic window CTCTGTCCTCCAAGTGGCCGGGTATGAATCACAGGGATTTACAGCCCAGCCTCGAGTGGGATTTATGGGTCTGTCTCAAGCCCGGCCAGCGGGGAGTGGCCGCCCGTCAGTCCCCCATTGCAGCTGATTGATGAGGATGTTTCCTGCCAAGAAAAATCCCCTCTGTGGCAGGCAGCCGAGAGAAAGGCTTCCAGGCCCAGGGGCCAGCCCCTCACCCCATACCTGTCCCCAGTCTGGTCCCCTCTCCTGCGCTTACAGCTCACACCTTCCCACGATCCCCCCAGTCCCACACGCTGACAGCCTAACAGTAGGTGCACCCAAGGGCCCCAGCTTCCAGGGAGCATTCCACCTTCCCAGACCTGCCACTTGCTCATCCCTGGGAACAGTGTGCTTTGAACAAATCCATCCCAGGGCTCGAGGCTGGACATGCCAAATTCCAGAATGAATTTCTGAAGGAatccagaacacacacacacacacacacacacttcacagatgaagaacCAGAAGTCCAGAGAGGGACGGgccttgcccagagtcacacagcagcACAATGGTGTAGCTGAGACCTGAGCCCACAAGACCCTGGACTAGTCAAGTCAGTGTCTGATCCCAGCTGATTGTCCTATAGCCTCAGGGATAGTTTTCACCTCCAGATAAGGGCTCCTCTTCTCCAGAGAATTCACAGCCCTGAGTTTGAATTCCTGTTCTATCACTTTGTATCTGAGAGTCACCATTTCTCTGTGGCTGCTTCCTCACCTGAAAAGTGAGGCTCAAAAATAGTCCTGACCTCTTGGGGTCATTATGAGGTTCAAGTGCTACAATATAGGTGAAGTCCCAGGGCAGAGCTGGATTCCTGGCAGTGCTTGATAGGTGTTGGAAATTGTCCTCCTTCATCTCTGACGTCTCAAAAGGCCCCCTGCTCCCTGATTTGttagggggtgggggtagggcagTTTAGGGCAggtggagcaggaggaaaaggagaggatatatgtagGGCTACAGAACAGGAGTGACACCCTTTCCTGCTAAAGGAAATCCTGGAAGGCTGCCTGGAAGAGGTGACATCAAGCAGAGGATGCAGAGCTCTACCTCTCTTGCTCTGAGGCTATCTGGGGACTTCCTGAACACCACAGGGCTAAGGGGAAGTACCCTGCCCTGAAAGCCAATCCCAGCCCTAGACCAGCCCCAGCACAAGCTGCTTCCTTGAGTGATCTTGGGGCAAGTCCCTCTCCTCTGTAGGCACCTGCAAAACAGGGCCAGGCAGGACCAGACCACACTCTCTAGAAGGCATCTTCCAGTTCTGACCTTTAGACAAGCCCATCCAGACCCATCCCATGCAGTACCCAAATCTTGCCACTGGGTGGCAGCAGGGAGCAAAGCCAGAATCTGGCCTCCCCGTGGCTGCTGCTGACCAGTCCCTCCCCGCAGAACCAGATGTTCTTTGCTTCCCCACGCCCTCAGCTGACTCTCCCGCGAACCAGAGCTGAGGGATCACCCGCATCCAGACATGCGCTGCAGAGCAGCCTGCATTCTCAACttctcagatgagaaaactgaggccagaagAGGGAAGGatctgttcaaggtcacacatcaCACAGGGCTGAGCCAGGTCTCTAACCCTTTTTCCCAGCCCCCGATCCCTAGCAGAAGCCATGTGAAGGGAGGACTGGAGTCAGAGAGGCTTGGGCTGGAATCCTGGTGCCCCCACCCCTAGCTGTGCATTATCACGAGACAGGCTCCCCACCCTGTCTGATCCTCAGCTTATGTAGATGCGTGGTGCCTGGCAAGAACTGAACACACGAAGCTACTTCTTTGTTTCCAGTATATTTGACACCCCACGAGAGCAGACACGTGTCTATCTGACTCACCTTGGCGTTCCCAGAGCCTGGCATGGGGAGGATGTTCAGAGAACAATAGCTGCCCAGAGGCTCTCTCCCTCCTGGCCCTGTCTGGCACTTAGTATAAGGGTTTCCCCCTCCTCAAGTCCCTTCTACCCTCTGGGAGATAGCcctttcccttccccctccccttggCAGCCCACACCCACCCAGGCCCTGAAGCGATGGCCCCTGGCCCCCCACCttttctccccatgtctctcAGCCCCCGCTGTTCTCTGTCCCTGCCTCTCCTTCAGTCCCTCTCTCCTGCTGAGTCCCTGCTCTGCACCATACTCTGTGTTTACAAGAAAACCATGacagttttttatttctctcttttgtctCCCGTCCTCCCCTGAAGGGAAACGTGCTTCCACTCTCCCAGGAAAAAATGAAGCCTCCAGAAGAGAAACCGCAAACAAAGGACAGTAGGCCCCGTGGgtgccccccagccccacccatgGGCCACATGCACACACGCCTATCCAATCCTCCTCTTATGCGGGGCTCCAAGAACGGCTCTGTTATTTTGGGGGTAATTGAAAGTGTCAATCTTTATTCTAGAGGATAAACTAGGCAGAGAGACTTGTAGAgcaagaggcagagagaagagagcggagggaggcagaaagacaggggagaagAGCCAGATGGAAGAACGTGGACTCCacaaggaaagaggagaagccGGAAGGAACAGGTCGGCAGCAGATTCTGCCTCCAGCGAACTTGGAGAGGCAGCGTCTGACCCCACCGGGAAGCCAGGGGCATTTGTCCATCAACTAGCTTCCCGTCCCCACCCCGGCCAAGAACCAGGAacaggaggggtgggggcagggagaaggggtCTGACTTGTCTTGGTCAGTGAGGGCTCACCAACCAGGTGACTGGAGGGCTGAGAGCCACGCAGCGGCTCCTCAGCCTCCCACCCTGGGCTGGGAATCACGCCCCATGCCATCCTGAGCCCAGAGACCCTCCTGAGCTCCCTGCCTGCAGCCCACCCTACCCAATCTGCACCTGGGCATGTTGAGTGGCAGGGAGAGGGGGGTTCTCATGGTGTATCTGCTCTGATTCTCCTGGGCAGTGGGCTGTGAAGGAGCCTGGGGGCAGGTGAGTACGTGCGTGAGATAAGGAGGTGCTTGGAGAGAGCAGGGTGTGGGACGGTAAGCGTGCATGtgtctagtgtgtgtgtgtctgggtgtttGAGTGGGTTTGGTGTCGGGGCATGTGTGCGAAGTAGGGTGTGTGGTCTGAgcatgtgcgtgcatgcgtgtgcacGTGTGAGCAGTGCTGTAAGGAGCGTCTGTGCCTTGTCCCCACGCATGTGTGGGTGAAAGACAAGTGTGTGCACACAACCCCTACCTGTGAGCCTGTGAGCGGTGTGGCAGAGTGTTCCCACGAGCAGGGCCCCTCTTTGACTCCTGGCCCAGGGCCACCATCCCCCCAGCTCCTGGGAGCCAGAGTAACCTCTGGCCCTCAAGGTCCCTCCAGCAACAACAGAAGGACGGCCACCTACCCACTCCGCACCAACCTGGTCACATGACTGCAGTTTCACCACCAAGCCCAGGCAGGGGTGGGCCCCCCAACCCCCTGGAGAGATGGGCAGAAGCTCTGGTAGGCGTCCTGCCGTGCACATGACCCTCACCTACCTTCCTATGTCTGCCCACACCTGGAGAGCACTTTCTCATCCTCCCACCCAGCCACCCTCTGAACTCCTGGAAGGCATGGCTGGGACTCTGAGGCACAGTCAGAGCTTGGCACAGGGCAGGAGCTcagcaaatgtttgctgaatgaatgaatgactgtgtCTGTGTGATCTGGGACCTAACTACCTGAGGACACAGGCTGAAGTCCTGCAAGGGTCAGACCAGGGCTTCCACCCAGGTCAAGCGTGGCCCCCAAGTTGTTCAGAAGGGGTGCGCTCAGCACCCAGACAGGCCTGAGAGGCAATGCCCACTGACCTTCTCCAGGTCATCTACCTGGTCACCACCACAGGGGAGACAAGGCCAAGAGCTGGGGACCGCTTTGTCGAAAGGTTTGGCTCAAGCTAAATGACCCTCTCACTTTGTgggctgaggcaccagggaagccccatttatctTCTCTGGAGGCCACAGCCCGTTATTGGCGGGGCCATCTCTTTCATACATCTTCAtccccctggggcttccctggcagtccaatggtgcttccctggcagtccaatggttaagactctgcgttgccaatgcagggggcacagcttcaatctcctggtcagggaactaggatcctacatgctccatggtgcagccaaaaaaagaaggaaaaaatctaCATGCGCCAAAGATTCATACTGAATCCTCCAGCCTGCTACCCTTGCTTGGGAACCACAAACCAAGGGTTAGTTCTAGCTCTGGGGCGAACACCCAGCCCCGGCCCATCCTTATCTGGTAGCAGCTGGAGCCACTAGACTGAAGGTCTGCCCCAGACCGAGCCCCAGCGGCAAAAACTAACATTTATtcctaatataatataatatattaagaCTATGTAAGTCCTAAAATAACTCATCCCAAACTGAGCCCTGACTCTGCTTACCAAACCCGATCACACTCTGAGTCCTGACCCTGTAACACATTGAGCCCTGACCCTGATCACATACTGAGCCCTGATCCTGGTCACACAGTGAGCCGTGACCTTGGTCATGAACTGAGCCTGGACCTTTATTTAGAGACAGGCCATTATTTTGTCATCTGGCCAAAGCTATTTCCctggctctgggcctcagttttcttcttttttctaatgGAGAGCCTTGGGATAAACTGATCATTAAATCAGAAAAGCCCTACTCAGAGGTTGGCCTGTAGTTTCCCCGACCTGGTGACACTGGAGAGCATCAGCCACTGCCAcctgccagcccccacccccaaccaacaCATTCAGCCCAAGCATCACTAATTTTTGCAGCCACCATGATAAATGGCATTGTCGGCAAAACGACGTCTTTCTAATCTGCTGCAAGACAGATGGGTCCCCGAGCTCACTGGCTGTCTCTCGAGCCTGCCCAGACCAGACTTGTGGAGGAGTCGGGAGGACAGGACAGACACAGTACCCGAGGCCTGCATGccggggagggaaggggaggacaTTTCAGGTCCAGAGTCAGGAATGACCCCAGTGGGGTTTTCTACAAGCCtcccttttaaaatattcagttgtttgtttctttttaatattccaaAGATAGTCTCTACTCCTTTCTACCTAAAGTTAGTTCTTCaataccattttcattttcagttaaaacttgaatattggacttccctggtggatcaatggtaaagaatcctcctgccaaagcaggagacgcaggttcgatccctggtacaggaagatcctacatgctgcagagcaactaagcccatgcaccacaactactaagccagTCCTCTAGGGTCcaagaaccacaactactgagcccacgtgccgtgACTaatgagcccacgtgccctagagcccgtgctccacagcagTAGAAGCCACCGCAGCGAGAAGCCCGTGCAGCgtgagagtagcccccactcacggcaGCTAGAGACAAGAGCCCatgcggcaacaaagacccagcacagccaaaagtgaaTAGTAacgtttaaaaataaagataaaacttGAATATTGCTCAAATTCACAGGGATGAACCATCAGACACTGGTTCCTAGTGGCCCCTtgctcctgcctccctctgcttCGGGGACAGTGGCTGCAGAGGAACATGCCTCTGCCTGAACCATCAGGTCTGGGGCAGATTCAGCCTCCCCTCGTCCTTCCCTaagcccccccacctccctccacagaTCCTGCTGCCCTTTCCTCACTTTCAGGGGCTGCAGAGCAGCAGGGGCAGTActccccacatctcctgtggccaGGGGAGCTAGGAGAGGGGCTTGTCCCAGGGGTGAGGGCAAGCAGAACAGAGAATCTGGATACCAAGAATTAAGGAAGGACAAACACCAGCCCCCAAGACCCCAGCCTCCTCAGAGACCAGCAGGAGAGCGGGCACCAGGCAATTCAAAAGCAGCCAAGCCAGAAGGGGTGGGGGCTCTGGGCACTGCCTGGACTCATGAGTGAGGCAACACTGCCCCCTACTGGTCAGTTCAcagctctctcctctcctctgccaCCAGACACTAGAGGGCTAAGCGGTTGGGGTGGGGACACAGAGGTGACTCTCCAAAGACAGCATGTGACATATAGACCCTCCCCACAGCAGCTTTCCGTCCCCCCTACGCTGATCCCTAGCCTCCAGGCTCTGCCCGTCTTGCCCAACCTGCTCTCACTGCCCAAGGAATTCTGAAAAGACCACAtctcctccagccccatcacCCTGAGGACAAACCCCAAGTCCCCTTCAAGCTGCCCACCATCTGGTCTCATTACAGGCCAGCCTCCAAGAGCCCAGGTGCCCGCCCTCTGCGCCTGCCCTGGTTCCCTGCTCTTGTACCCTTTGGTCCCACCCGCGTGCCATCCTCTTCATCTTTACCTCCACCAAGAATACCCTCCATGCTACTCACTGTCTCATTCCTGGGATTCCTCCCCCAGGGAAacttccctcccccatccccaacccGCACGGCCCCTCCTTCCTGGGCTCACATCCACTCACCCTGCTCCTCACTCCGCTCTCAGATGCGGGTCACCATCAGGGATCAGAATCAAACAGTTCAGGAGCTGGAGGGAAACTGGCCATTCTCTAGGTGCCTCCTCCCTGCTCACCAAGGTCCAGTGAGGTGTGGGAGCTGCACAAGGCCAGACAGCACACTAGGGGCAGATGCGGGGCTGGAACTCAGCTCCCCGGAGCCTCTACCCGGGGCTCCTTGGAGGACACAGAGCTGCCTCTCCTGGTGAGCCACAGCAGAACATCTCCTGGACAAGGACCCCTCCCACACCTCCCAGCATCCCCAGCTCCTCACCCAGGGCAGGGCCCAAAGAGAGCAGCTGTGTTTGCAAAAccaaggaataaataaatgaaaatatttatctaaCGCCTTCTTTGTGCTGGACACAGCAGGCACCAGCTCTGCTACTTAAAATCTGGGTAAGTTGCTCAATTCGGTATAGAAAAAATAACTTCTGGGGacagggtggggggaggagtgCACCAGGAGGGGCCTCAGTCACGAATGTCGACGATCAGCGGGCATAGGTGGGGCGAGTGCTTGATGCCCATGGTGAAAGCAGGCGGGCGGGGCTTGTGTGCCCTGACCTGCTGGACATTGTGGGAGCCGGGGCCAGGCCGAGGTGTGTGGTCCACCGGGTAGCCAAAGCGTTTGGCCATGCTATAGACAGGGCTGCGGTTCTGATAGACGGACGGCTCTGGCCGGGTGTGTGCGGCCGGTCCGGGGCCTCTTGACATATTCTTGTAGAACCAGTTCTTGTCCAAGGGGGCCAAGCTATAGCAAGGAGCAGCTTTGTTGGCCGGGAGGTTGGGCCCCAGCAGGAGTGGCATCTGGTACCGGTTGGGGCCCGGATTGGGGTCCATCACTCGGTATGGGCACCGGAAGCCAAAGGAGTACCCAGGAGCCCTGCGTTCCCCAGGCAGGTGGGTCTTCTCTAGGTGGTAATGgcagggggccggggtggggCTCAGACCTGAATGTAGGTGAATGAAGGGAAGGGGTCTCAGGGCCGAAACCAGGCTGAATCTCCTGGTGACCAATTAACTAGTCTAGGGAGAGGGAAAGGTCTTGGTGAGCCTGGTGTGACTTTACTATAACCATCTTAGCATCAGGCAGGAACATCACCTCCCTGCATGAGGCTCTGGGACGAGGGTGGGTAGGGACTTCGCCGTCCTGGCATCAGGATTATGACACTGTCTTCATAATATAAAAACCCCAGCATCATCAGAACGTCACCCTTGGCTGTCATTGACCCCATGACAGCACCAAGAAAATATGCTGGAATCACTAGTCTGCGAGCTCATTAGCATAACACAAGCCCTGTGATATTTTTACCGTATCACCCTGCAACATACATGGAACATCGGCCTTCAGATATTAAGTACTGTGACCCAGACACGGTGACATGGGTGTCTTGAAGTGACCTTGCAGGGAGGTGCCAGCATCTGCAGACACACCTGGCGAAGGGAGTCATGACCCCTTTGCTCCTGCTTGTGTCCTAAGCGTGGACCCCCAGCCTCAAACCTCCCACCCCCCAACCTCccaaccccaacctcccacccccaacctcccATCCCCGACCTCCCTCTTCCGGCCCATCTTACGCAGGTTAGAGATGTGCTCTGCCATGGGAACCTGAGGACAGCTGACCATCCCAAACCGAGTTATCTTAGGATCCAAGAAATAGCAAGGCCCGGGGCTACGTATGTCCATGATCCCTGCAAGGCAGCCAAGGAAAGAGCCGGTCACCCCAGAGGCTGCCC from Bos taurus isolate L1 Dominette 01449 registration number 42190680 breed Hereford chromosome 21, ARS-UCD2.0, whole genome shotgun sequence includes these protein-coding regions:
- the ODF3L1 gene encoding protein CIMAP1C isoform X1, coding for MKLPKGVKNPVFYGQQPEKKVPMSSGHEIKQTPVVLAMLKGPGPAKYLRPSCTGYIDHDVSMFQEPAYTLHAWHPEKRIMDIRSPGPCYFLDPKITRFGMVSCPQVPMAEHISNLRLSPTPAPCHYHLEKTHLPGERRAPGYSFGFRCPYRVMDPNPGPNRYQMPLLLGPNLPANKAAPCYSLAPLDKNWFYKNMSRGPGPAAHTRPEPSVYQNRSPVYSMAKRFGYPVDHTPRPGPGSHNVQQVRAHKPRPPAFTMGIKHSPHLCPLIVDIRD
- the ODF3L1 gene encoding protein CIMAP1C (The RefSeq protein has 1 substitution compared to this genomic sequence), which translates into the protein MKLPKGVKNPVFYGQQPEKKVPMSSGHEIKQTPVVLAMLKGPGPAKYLRPSCTGYIDHDVSMFQEPAYTLHAWHPEKRIMDIRSPGPCYFLDPKITRFGMASCPQVPMAEHISNLPWPPWTRTGSTRICQEAPDRPHTPGQSRPSIRTAALSIAWPNALATRWTTHLGLAPAPTMSSRSGHTSPARLLSPWASSTRPTYAR